One Microlunatus soli genomic window carries:
- a CDS encoding alpha/beta hydrolase gives MDRTNRGRIVRGLAMTLAAAVGGSLTIAPAIADDVTAEAPTVSWGACPKDVADEAVGMQCAEVPVPLDYDQPDGTKITVMISRVASAKPADRLGVLMLNPGGPGLALSQPADMINLGLPTSVTDSYDLIGMDPRGIGHSTPVHCGFTAEEDYRGNVAPWAKDAAAVARQAKAAKAVAERCAANDKDSILPHLSTANIARDMDHIRGLLGEKKISYYGASYGTALGSTYASMFPERTDRVVIDSNLGATTSNRASIRRFGLGMEDRFGDFATYLAERHDSYGLGRTPGQVRKNYLAMGEKLDQQPIAGVDGALFRFTTFASLYGDSSFLPQARLWQSLVDGDESAVRRNLDHDQLAGAPGVPPVSDPTSRAAEPSPYDNIWSAYLGITCNDSPFPRDVRTYQRDVAQDRKRYPLFGAASANITPCAYWPEPAEKPATITDDGPANILILQNLRDPATPHRGGELARAKFGDRARLVSIDQGGHGAYVYNDNACGLDVTTSYLVDGTFPDDDVFCPATKGSGLKLDAAGKQRRADTLKRLDR, from the coding sequence ATGGATCGAACGAATCGAGGACGGATCGTACGGGGCTTGGCGATGACGCTGGCGGCAGCGGTCGGTGGGTCGCTGACGATCGCACCGGCCATCGCCGACGACGTGACGGCGGAGGCGCCGACGGTGAGTTGGGGTGCCTGCCCGAAGGATGTCGCCGACGAGGCGGTCGGGATGCAGTGCGCCGAGGTGCCGGTGCCGCTGGACTACGACCAGCCCGACGGCACGAAGATCACGGTGATGATCTCCCGGGTGGCCAGCGCGAAGCCGGCCGACCGCCTCGGTGTGCTGATGCTCAACCCGGGTGGCCCGGGCCTGGCCCTGTCCCAGCCGGCCGACATGATCAACTTGGGCCTACCGACCTCGGTGACCGACTCCTACGACCTGATCGGGATGGATCCCCGAGGCATCGGCCATTCGACGCCGGTGCACTGCGGCTTCACCGCCGAGGAGGACTACCGCGGCAACGTCGCGCCCTGGGCGAAGGACGCGGCCGCCGTCGCCCGGCAGGCCAAGGCGGCCAAGGCCGTAGCCGAGCGCTGCGCGGCCAACGACAAGGACAGCATCCTGCCGCATCTGTCGACAGCCAACATCGCCCGCGACATGGATCACATCCGCGGTCTGCTCGGTGAGAAGAAGATCAGCTACTACGGCGCGTCCTACGGTACGGCGCTGGGCTCGACCTACGCTTCGATGTTTCCCGAGCGGACCGACCGGGTCGTGATCGACAGCAATCTCGGCGCCACCACGAGCAACCGGGCGAGCATCCGCCGGTTCGGTCTCGGGATGGAGGATCGATTCGGCGACTTCGCGACCTATCTCGCCGAACGGCACGACAGCTACGGACTGGGCCGAACCCCCGGCCAGGTGCGGAAGAACTACCTGGCCATGGGCGAAAAGCTTGATCAACAACCGATCGCCGGGGTCGACGGTGCCCTGTTCCGGTTCACCACCTTCGCCTCGCTGTACGGCGACAGCAGCTTCCTGCCCCAGGCCCGGCTCTGGCAGTCCCTGGTCGACGGTGACGAGTCGGCGGTCCGCCGGAACCTCGACCACGATCAACTGGCCGGTGCTCCCGGCGTTCCGCCGGTCAGCGACCCGACCTCGCGGGCAGCCGAGCCGTCGCCGTACGACAACATCTGGTCGGCCTACCTCGGCATCACCTGCAACGACTCCCCGTTCCCCCGTGACGTCCGGACCTACCAACGTGATGTCGCCCAGGACCGCAAGCGGTATCCGCTGTTCGGTGCGGCCAGCGCCAACATCACCCCGTGTGCCTACTGGCCGGAGCCGGCCGAGAAGCCGGCCACGATCACCGACGACGGACCGGCCAACATCCTGATCCTGCAGAACCTGCGCGACCCCGCCACCCCGCACCGGGGCGGCGAACTCGCCCGGGCGAAGTTCGGTGACCGTGCGCGGCTGGTGAGCATCGACCAGGGCGGTCACGGTGCCTACGTCTACAACGACAACGCCTGTGGGCTGGACGTCACGACGAGCTACCTGGTCGACGGCACCTTTCCCGACGATGACGTCTTCTGCCCGGCGACCAAGGGCTCCGGCCTGAAGCTCGATGCCGCGGGGAAGCAGCGGCGAGCCGACACCCTGAAACGCCTCGACCGCTGA
- a CDS encoding mismatch-specific DNA-glycosylase — MGFSRAELESYRDTVVPDLVGPGLRLLFVGINPGLWTAATQTHFAHPGNRFYPALRRAGIIDRAIDQAAGFTDADRRYLIARGIGNTNLVARATARADELGRDELVAGGETLRAFVAEHRPRVVAIAGITAYRTAFGRRQAKPGRQPESLEGAELWVVPNPSGLNAHETVESLAEVYAAAARAAGVLDS, encoded by the coding sequence GTGGGATTCAGCCGAGCCGAGTTGGAGAGCTACCGCGACACCGTCGTTCCCGACCTGGTCGGTCCGGGGCTGCGGCTGCTGTTCGTCGGCATCAATCCGGGATTGTGGACCGCGGCGACCCAGACCCATTTCGCCCATCCGGGCAACCGCTTCTATCCGGCGCTGAGGCGGGCCGGGATCATCGACCGCGCCATCGACCAGGCCGCCGGATTCACCGATGCCGATCGGCGCTACCTGATCGCGCGCGGGATCGGCAACACCAATCTGGTCGCCCGGGCCACCGCCCGCGCCGACGAGCTCGGCCGCGATGAACTGGTGGCCGGCGGCGAGACGCTGCGGGCGTTCGTCGCCGAGCATCGTCCCCGGGTGGTGGCGATCGCCGGCATCACGGCGTACCGGACGGCCTTCGGCCGCCGCCAGGCCAAACCGGGCCGACAGCCGGAATCGTTGGAGGGCGCCGAGCTGTGGGTGGTGCCCAACCCGTCGGGTTTGAACGCCCACGAGACGGTGGAGTCGCTGGCCGAGGTCTACGCTGCCGCCGCCCGCGCCGCGGGCGTCCTCGACTCCTGA
- a CDS encoding YciI family protein produces the protein MARYMILILGDEKQWDAMTPEDSSTIEKGHLRFREVADSVGATILAAGELESSSTTTTLKAVGDDRPTVTDGPFLESKEALGGFYVVRAEDLDAVIAMASALHEVRGGHSAVEIRPLVDHGE, from the coding sequence ATGGCCAGGTACATGATCTTGATCCTCGGCGACGAGAAGCAGTGGGACGCGATGACGCCGGAGGACAGTTCGACGATCGAGAAGGGACACCTCCGGTTCCGGGAGGTCGCCGATTCCGTCGGTGCCACCATCCTGGCGGCCGGTGAGCTGGAGTCGTCCTCGACCACCACGACGCTGAAAGCGGTCGGCGACGACCGGCCGACCGTCACCGACGGACCGTTCCTGGAGTCCAAGGAGGCGCTCGGCGGGTTCTACGTGGTGCGGGCCGAGGATCTGGACGCGGTGATCGCGATGGCCTCAGCCCTGCACGAGGTCCGCGGAGGGCACAGCGCGGTGGAGATCCGCCCGCTGGTCGACCATGGTGAATGA
- a CDS encoding RNA polymerase sigma factor — translation MVPEQRSGPEADSATEVVRRAIAAAHRAEWTRVLAATTRLTRDLDLAEECTQDAYAQALRSWPTSGVPDRPGAWLTTVAGNRARDRLRRESAGRRAMQLVIPEVTSPAADEAADDERLRLIFTCCHPALAIDAQVALTLRLVCGLSTGEVARAFLVSESTMAARITRAKKKISTARIPYRVPAPEQFGERLTAVLTVVHLIFTTGHTAPTGEQLVRRDLTDSAIDLARLLHLLMPTSAEVAALLALLILNDARSPSRTTADGRLLLLADQDRSGWDQELIKEGVGLLTTALARERPTRYAVQAAIAAVHAEAPSFEATDWSEIAALYDVLLTLWDSPVVALNRAIAIGFRDGPQAGLAALAPLAEEPALATYGYLSAARADFLRRLGRRSEAVLAYQEALALTDNGAERSFLADRLAEVEADD, via the coding sequence ATGGTCCCCGAGCAGCGATCAGGACCCGAGGCCGATTCGGCAACGGAGGTGGTGCGCCGCGCGATCGCTGCGGCGCACCGCGCCGAGTGGACCCGGGTGCTGGCTGCCACCACCCGGCTGACCCGCGACCTCGACCTGGCCGAGGAATGCACCCAGGACGCATATGCCCAGGCGCTGCGGTCGTGGCCGACCTCCGGTGTTCCGGACCGGCCCGGGGCCTGGCTGACCACGGTCGCCGGCAATCGGGCGCGGGACCGGCTGCGGCGGGAATCGGCCGGCCGGCGGGCGATGCAGCTGGTGATACCCGAGGTCACCTCCCCTGCCGCCGACGAGGCGGCCGACGACGAACGACTCAGGCTGATCTTCACCTGTTGCCACCCCGCCCTGGCGATCGATGCCCAGGTGGCCCTGACGCTGCGCCTGGTGTGCGGTCTGTCGACGGGTGAGGTGGCACGCGCGTTCCTGGTCTCCGAGAGCACCATGGCCGCTCGGATCACCCGGGCCAAGAAGAAGATCTCCACCGCCAGGATCCCCTACCGGGTGCCGGCGCCGGAGCAGTTCGGCGAACGCCTGACCGCGGTCCTGACGGTGGTCCACCTGATCTTCACCACCGGGCACACCGCCCCGACCGGCGAGCAGTTGGTGCGTCGCGACCTGACCGACAGCGCGATCGACCTGGCACGGTTGCTGCATCTGCTGATGCCCACCTCGGCAGAGGTGGCCGCGCTGCTGGCGTTGTTGATCTTGAACGACGCCAGGTCGCCGTCCCGGACCACGGCCGACGGCCGGTTGCTGCTGCTGGCGGATCAGGACCGGTCCGGCTGGGACCAGGAGTTGATCAAGGAAGGCGTCGGACTGCTCACCACGGCCCTGGCCCGGGAGCGGCCCACCCGGTATGCCGTGCAGGCCGCGATCGCCGCTGTGCATGCCGAGGCACCGAGCTTCGAGGCCACCGACTGGTCCGAGATCGCAGCACTCTACGACGTCCTGCTCACCCTGTGGGACTCCCCGGTGGTGGCGTTGAATCGGGCGATCGCGATCGGCTTCCGGGACGGACCACAGGCCGGACTCGCCGCGTTGGCTCCGCTCGCCGAGGAGCCGGCGTTGGCGACCTACGGCTATCTGAGTGCGGCCCGTGCCGACTTCCTCCGGCGACTCGGCCGACGATCCGAGGCCGTCCTGGCCTATCAGGAGGCGCTGGCACTCACCGACAACGGTGCCGAGCGCAGCTTCCTGGCCGACCGACTCGCCGAGGTCGAAGCCGACGACTGA
- a CDS encoding M16 family metallopeptidase: protein MTATGSARRTGTSGTAGTASTAELGYPISERVLDNGLRVIASPDHAGGSVAVNLWYDVGSRHEEPGRTGFAHLFEHLMFQGSANVASAEHFGLLQPAGASVNATTWFDRTNYFEALPAGGLDLALWLEADRMGTLLDALSQENFENQREVVKEEKRQRYDNVPYGDVIELIIGQVFPDGHPYSHTVIGSMDDLNAAGVEDARNFFRRFYMPNNAVLSIVGDVDAETAFAKAEQYFGTVPAATRPEKLITEPLPPLTGLPRLETTADVPAEAVYLTWRLPADRAPGYDALELAFGVLGQGQSARLTKNLVRGREIAESAFASAMGLVGGNSLGMVGGRTRSGVTPEELEAALIEQIDGLITEPPTAAELERAKAQFERHWMHELARIDSRADQLSGFATLYDDPTLINTRFAEIEAVTPEQVSAAISDWFTADRRATLIYRQES from the coding sequence ATGACAGCAACCGGCTCCGCGCGTCGTACGGGAACTTCAGGGACCGCCGGCACCGCATCGACAGCGGAGCTGGGCTATCCGATCAGTGAACGCGTCCTGGACAACGGCCTGCGGGTGATCGCCAGCCCCGATCACGCCGGCGGGTCGGTGGCGGTCAACCTCTGGTACGACGTCGGATCCCGTCACGAGGAGCCGGGACGGACCGGCTTCGCCCACCTCTTCGAGCACCTGATGTTCCAGGGTTCGGCCAACGTCGCCAGCGCCGAGCATTTCGGCCTGCTGCAGCCGGCCGGCGCCTCGGTGAACGCCACCACCTGGTTCGACCGGACCAACTACTTCGAGGCGCTGCCCGCCGGCGGTCTCGATCTGGCGCTCTGGCTGGAAGCCGACCGGATGGGCACGCTGCTGGATGCCCTGTCGCAGGAGAACTTCGAGAACCAGCGCGAGGTGGTCAAGGAGGAGAAGCGGCAGCGCTACGACAATGTCCCGTACGGCGATGTGATCGAGTTGATCATCGGCCAGGTCTTCCCCGACGGCCATCCTTACAGCCACACCGTGATCGGTTCGATGGACGACCTGAACGCCGCCGGTGTCGAGGATGCCCGGAACTTCTTCCGGCGCTTCTACATGCCGAACAACGCCGTACTGTCGATCGTCGGTGATGTCGACGCCGAGACCGCCTTCGCCAAGGCCGAGCAGTATTTCGGCACCGTCCCGGCCGCCACCCGCCCGGAGAAGTTGATCACCGAACCGTTGCCGCCGCTGACCGGCCTGCCGCGGTTGGAGACCACAGCCGACGTACCGGCCGAGGCGGTCTATCTGACCTGGCGGCTGCCGGCGGACCGGGCTCCCGGCTACGACGCGCTGGAGTTGGCGTTCGGCGTGCTCGGCCAGGGCCAGAGCGCCCGCCTGACCAAGAATCTCGTTCGCGGGCGGGAGATCGCGGAGTCGGCGTTCGCCAGCGCGATGGGATTGGTCGGCGGCAACTCGCTGGGCATGGTCGGTGGTAGGACCCGCAGCGGCGTCACGCCGGAGGAACTCGAGGCCGCATTGATCGAGCAGATCGACGGTCTGATCACCGAACCGCCGACGGCTGCGGAGCTGGAACGGGCCAAGGCGCAGTTCGAGCGGCACTGGATGCACGAGCTCGCCCGGATCGATTCCCGAGCCGACCAGCTCAGCGGATTCGCCACCCTGTATGACGATCCGACCTTGATCAATACCCGCTTCGCCGAGATCGAGGCGGTCACCCCCGAGCAGGTGTCCGCGGCGATCTCCGACTGGTTCACTGCCGACCGCCGGGCAACGCTGATCTACCGCCAGGAGAGCTGA
- a CDS encoding M16 family metallopeptidase, with protein sequence MTTSPRPTSTPRPTIAAPKPWSFPTPDRTTLDNGLEVISYQLPGQHVVSASLVLDLPLAAEPRAVEGIASITSRTLDEGTTTHSTDEFAELLETAGAGFGVDISSAGLQLILDVPDRRLDPALGLLAEAVITPSLAAADIDRQVQLRLAEIEQARANPTQAAAIAFRRSVFADGSRYTRMTDGEPDTVQAITADAAQRFHRDHFGPRGAKLVIAGELPTDVDSLVAKHFGGWLGDTQREVGHQPPAAGQRRAVLVHRPGAVQADVQLGGFGIDRADPRWADISVASYIMGGAFLSRLNSVLREDLGYTYGVRMGFQPLRAGGTFAVSGSFRTEVIGDALTQARSLLSIKDAPFTAEEVGNAVTYFAGVSPLRFATADGVADQAALQALALLPDNYMDLRLAALRKVTPESAAEAYTSLVDPDQLTLAISGDAEQISQPLKDAGFEDLQTIEL encoded by the coding sequence ATGACCACGTCCCCGCGTCCGACGAGCACGCCGCGCCCGACCATTGCGGCGCCGAAACCGTGGAGCTTCCCGACCCCCGACCGGACGACGCTGGACAACGGGCTGGAAGTGATCAGCTACCAGCTGCCGGGCCAGCATGTCGTCTCGGCGAGCCTGGTGCTGGATCTTCCGCTGGCCGCCGAACCGCGTGCGGTGGAAGGGATCGCGTCGATCACCAGCCGGACCCTGGACGAGGGAACCACGACGCACAGCACCGACGAATTCGCCGAGCTGTTGGAGACCGCCGGCGCCGGCTTCGGTGTCGATATCAGCTCCGCGGGCCTGCAGTTGATCTTGGACGTACCCGATCGGCGTCTGGATCCGGCTCTCGGGCTGCTCGCCGAAGCCGTGATCACCCCGTCCCTGGCGGCCGCCGACATCGACCGTCAGGTCCAGCTCCGACTGGCCGAGATCGAACAGGCCCGGGCCAACCCGACCCAGGCAGCAGCGATCGCCTTCCGGCGTTCGGTGTTCGCCGACGGGTCCCGCTACACCCGGATGACCGACGGCGAGCCGGACACCGTGCAGGCGATCACGGCCGATGCCGCGCAACGCTTCCACCGTGATCATTTCGGCCCGCGGGGCGCGAAGCTGGTGATCGCCGGCGAGCTGCCGACCGACGTGGATTCCCTGGTGGCCAAGCATTTCGGCGGCTGGCTCGGCGACACTCAGCGCGAGGTCGGGCACCAGCCGCCCGCCGCCGGACAGCGCCGAGCCGTCCTGGTGCACCGTCCCGGCGCTGTTCAGGCCGACGTCCAACTGGGTGGTTTCGGGATCGACCGCGCGGATCCCCGCTGGGCCGACATCAGTGTCGCCTCCTACATCATGGGCGGTGCGTTCCTCTCCCGGCTGAACAGCGTGCTGCGTGAGGACCTCGGCTACACCTACGGCGTGCGGATGGGCTTCCAGCCGCTCCGCGCCGGCGGCACCTTCGCGGTGTCCGGCTCGTTCCGGACCGAGGTGATCGGCGATGCCCTGACCCAGGCCCGCAGCCTGCTGTCGATCAAGGATGCCCCGTTCACTGCCGAGGAGGTGGGCAACGCCGTCACCTACTTCGCCGGTGTCTCCCCGCTCCGCTTCGCCACCGCCGACGGCGTCGCCGACCAGGCCGCCCTGCAGGCCTTGGCATTGCTCCCCGACAACTACATGGACCTGCGGTTGGCTGCCCTGCGCAAGGTGACGCCGGAGTCGGCCGCCGAGGCGTACACGTCGTTGGTCGATCCCGACCAGCTCACCCTGGCCATCTCCGGCGACGCCGAGCAGATCAGCCAGCCGCTGAAGGACGCCGGCTTCGAGGACCTGCAGACGATCGAGCTGTAG
- a CDS encoding IS110 family RNA-guided transposase yields the protein MDADEPITIWCGLDVGKSAHHACALDRQGHRVFDAELPQDQERLERLFTELAARGRVLVVVDQPNTIGALPVAVARAMDIEVAYLPGLAMRRIADLHPGSAKTDARDAYVIADSARTMPHTLRRVDVGEDVLAELKVLIGFDDDLAAEATRLSNRIRGLLTQIFPALERILGPRLHTKAVLALIMKYGGPRGMAAAGRARMITTATAANRRGAAELVDQIVSALAEQTVTVPGAAAAERVLPRLAKSLTEALDQRAHLAAEVEQVLDAHPLAEVLTSMPGVGVRTAARILVEVGDASTFRTSGHLAAYAGLAPVTRRSGTSIRGEFPARSGNRHLKRAFFLSAFAALRADPASRAYYDRKRAEGKKHNAALICLARRRCDVLHAMIRTRTVYRPKLPATS from the coding sequence TTGGATGCAGACGAGCCGATCACGATCTGGTGCGGACTTGACGTCGGCAAGAGTGCCCATCACGCATGCGCGCTGGACAGGCAGGGCCACCGCGTCTTCGATGCCGAACTGCCGCAGGACCAGGAACGCCTGGAACGACTGTTCACCGAGCTAGCTGCTCGAGGACGAGTCCTCGTCGTGGTCGATCAACCCAACACGATCGGCGCGCTGCCGGTCGCGGTCGCTCGGGCGATGGACATCGAGGTCGCCTACCTGCCAGGGCTGGCGATGCGGCGGATCGCCGACTTGCACCCCGGCAGCGCCAAGACCGATGCCCGCGATGCCTATGTGATCGCCGATTCTGCCCGCACCATGCCGCACACCCTGCGCCGGGTCGACGTGGGCGAGGATGTGTTGGCTGAGTTGAAGGTGCTGATCGGATTCGACGACGACCTCGCTGCCGAAGCGACACGGTTGAGTAATCGGATCCGTGGCCTGTTGACACAGATCTTTCCTGCCCTGGAAAGGATCCTGGGCCCCCGCCTGCATACCAAGGCTGTGCTCGCGTTGATCATGAAATACGGCGGACCGCGGGGCATGGCAGCGGCCGGCCGAGCAAGGATGATTACGACCGCTACCGCAGCCAACCGCCGGGGCGCGGCAGAACTCGTCGACCAGATCGTCTCCGCACTGGCCGAGCAGACCGTCACCGTCCCCGGCGCAGCAGCAGCCGAACGCGTCCTGCCCAGGCTCGCCAAGAGTCTGACCGAGGCCCTGGATCAGCGGGCTCACCTGGCAGCCGAGGTTGAACAGGTGCTCGATGCTCACCCTCTTGCCGAGGTCCTGACCTCGATGCCCGGCGTTGGGGTCAGGACCGCAGCAAGAATCCTCGTCGAAGTCGGCGACGCGTCCACCTTCCGCACCAGCGGCCACCTGGCTGCCTACGCCGGCCTCGCCCCGGTCACCCGACGATCCGGCACTTCGATCCGCGGCGAGTTCCCGGCACGTTCGGGCAACCGCCACCTCAAACGAGCGTTCTTCCTCTCCGCGTTCGCAGCACTACGGGCCGACCCGGCCAGCCGGGCCTACTACGACCGCAAACGAGCCGAAGGCAAGAAACACAACGCCGCACTCATCTGCCTGGCGCGACGCCGCTGCGACGTCCTCCACGCCATGATCAGAACCCGAACTGTCTACCGCCCAAAGCTACCCGCAACCAGTTGA
- a CDS encoding UPF0182 family membrane protein: MQARTQRRRSAVLPFLIIIAALVVAIAIYTSIWTDRLWFESIGFSGVFTKLLLVRAGLFVSFGLIMAAVVAANVAIAHRVRPGSRAAANTSPMLERYRMMLESRFTIVMVVLAVIAGLFAGGVSTGQAQTYLAWQNSTPFGTKDPKFGIDVSFFVFDYPWWRYILSFIFTTLVLSAMAAAIVHYVMGAIRVNAPRRGGTPAAQAHLSILVGLAVLVRGAQYWMDRYGLQLDDGPRFTGLRYTTDHATLNAHTILAVIAVIIAALFFVNAVLRRWVVPTIGLVLLVLSSIILGLLYPAIVQGTTAGPNEGDKERPYIQRNIDATRAAYDVSDVKTTTYNAKTTATAGQLRQDASVLPSIRLMDPARIGQAFEQLQQVKGYYQFPPELDVDRYQLGKDKATTDAVVSVRELNMAGIQDRNWNIDHTVYTHGYGMVAANGSKAGPNGEPDWLERDLPPTGELGEHESRIYFGEMQDTYSIVGAKPNGNSLELDTPTGGKDNGPKYNTYDGKGGVQLNGWRRLIYALKYFDANLVLSNRTKGDTKIIYDRDPKQRVEAVAPWLTVDRDAYPAVVDGRVVWIVDGYTTADTYPNSQRVSLQDATSDTRSRVGTIGAQPDTMINYMRNSVKAVVDAYDGSVKLYAWDENDPVLKTWEKAFPGTVQPKSDISADLTKHLRYPQDMYKVQRQILGKYHVSDAADWFTGTDQWTVPSDPSAAGGEDTKEPPYYLTVRMPGQESGSFSLTSVYVPNGRQNMAAYSAVNSDPTSPNYGKWELLRVPAESQIDGPGQASNAIRANDTVATALRPFTQGTASVTWGNLLTLPLGGGLMYVQPIYTQQQGSGGGQYPILRYVVVKFGQNVGIGATLQDALDQVFKGDAGASTGEESTGTSGASTGKPGGPADEATAREQLDIATAAFKAADEALKGGNLSEYQDQNQKAQDAVQAAIKALGGG; this comes from the coding sequence ATGCAGGCGCGGACGCAGCGGCGCCGGAGCGCTGTACTGCCGTTCTTGATCATCATCGCCGCCCTGGTGGTGGCGATCGCGATCTACACCAGTATCTGGACCGACCGGCTGTGGTTCGAATCGATCGGCTTCTCCGGGGTGTTCACCAAGCTGCTGCTGGTCCGGGCCGGGCTGTTCGTCTCGTTCGGGTTGATCATGGCTGCGGTGGTCGCGGCCAACGTGGCGATCGCGCACCGGGTCCGTCCGGGTTCCAGAGCGGCCGCCAACACCAGCCCGATGCTGGAGCGCTACCGGATGATGCTGGAGTCACGCTTCACCATCGTGATGGTGGTGCTGGCCGTGATCGCCGGACTGTTCGCCGGTGGCGTCTCCACCGGCCAGGCCCAGACCTATCTGGCCTGGCAGAACTCGACCCCGTTCGGCACCAAGGATCCCAAATTCGGGATCGACGTGTCGTTCTTCGTCTTCGACTACCCGTGGTGGCGTTACATCCTGAGCTTCATCTTCACCACGCTGGTGCTGAGTGCGATGGCTGCGGCGATCGTGCACTACGTGATGGGTGCGATCCGGGTGAACGCGCCCCGACGCGGTGGTACCCCGGCGGCTCAGGCGCACCTGTCCATCCTGGTCGGTCTGGCGGTGCTGGTCCGCGGCGCCCAATACTGGATGGACCGCTACGGCCTGCAGTTGGACGACGGTCCGCGGTTCACCGGTCTGCGCTACACCACCGATCATGCGACGTTGAATGCGCACACCATCCTCGCCGTGATCGCGGTGATCATCGCGGCACTGTTCTTCGTCAACGCGGTACTGCGTCGCTGGGTGGTGCCGACCATCGGCCTGGTGCTGCTGGTGCTGTCCTCGATCATCCTCGGCCTGCTGTATCCGGCGATCGTCCAGGGCACCACCGCCGGCCCGAACGAGGGCGACAAGGAACGTCCTTACATCCAGCGGAACATCGACGCGACCCGCGCCGCCTACGACGTCTCCGATGTCAAGACCACGACGTACAACGCCAAGACCACCGCCACCGCCGGCCAGTTGCGGCAGGACGCCTCGGTGTTGCCCAGCATCCGATTGATGGACCCGGCCCGGATCGGTCAGGCCTTCGAACAGCTGCAACAGGTCAAGGGCTACTACCAGTTCCCGCCGGAGCTGGACGTCGACCGCTACCAGCTCGGCAAGGACAAGGCGACGACCGACGCGGTGGTGTCGGTCCGTGAGCTCAACATGGCCGGCATCCAGGACCGCAACTGGAACATCGATCACACCGTCTACACGCACGGCTACGGCATGGTCGCGGCCAACGGCAGCAAGGCCGGCCCCAACGGCGAGCCGGACTGGCTGGAACGCGACCTGCCACCGACCGGCGAGCTCGGGGAGCACGAGTCCCGGATCTACTTCGGCGAGATGCAGGACACCTACTCCATCGTCGGTGCCAAGCCGAACGGCAACTCCCTCGAACTCGACACTCCGACCGGCGGCAAGGACAACGGGCCGAAGTACAACACCTACGACGGCAAGGGCGGCGTCCAGCTGAACGGCTGGCGGCGGCTGATCTACGCGCTGAAGTATTTCGACGCCAACCTGGTGCTGTCCAACCGGACCAAGGGCGACACCAAGATCATCTACGACCGGGATCCCAAACAGCGGGTGGAAGCGGTCGCGCCGTGGTTGACCGTCGACCGGGACGCCTACCCGGCCGTCGTCGACGGCCGCGTGGTCTGGATCGTCGACGGCTACACCACTGCCGACACCTACCCGAACAGCCAGCGGGTCTCGTTGCAGGACGCGACCAGCGACACCCGCAGCCGGGTCGGCACCATCGGAGCCCAGCCGGACACCATGATCAACTACATGCGCAACTCGGTGAAGGCGGTGGTGGACGCCTACGACGGCTCGGTGAAGCTGTACGCCTGGGACGAGAACGACCCGGTGCTGAAGACCTGGGAGAAGGCGTTCCCGGGCACCGTGCAGCCGAAGTCCGACATCAGCGCTGACCTGACCAAGCACCTGCGCTACCCGCAGGACATGTACAAGGTGCAGCGGCAGATCCTCGGCAAGTACCACGTGTCCGACGCCGCCGACTGGTTCACCGGCACCGACCAGTGGACGGTGCCTTCGGATCCGAGCGCGGCCGGTGGCGAGGACACCAAGGAACCGCCCTATTACTTGACCGTGCGGATGCCCGGCCAGGAGAGTGGTTCGTTCAGTCTGACCAGTGTGTACGTACCGAACGGCCGGCAGAACATGGCCGCCTATTCGGCCGTCAACTCCGATCCGACCAGTCCGAACTACGGCAAGTGGGAGTTGCTCCGGGTCCCCGCCGAAAGTCAGATCGACGGACCGGGCCAGGCCTCGAACGCGATCAGGGCCAACGACACCGTCGCCACCGCCTTGAGACCCTTCACCCAGGGCACTGCGAGTGTGACCTGGGGCAACCTGTTGACCCTGCCATTGGGCGGCGGGCTGATGTACGTCCAGCCGATCTACACCCAGCAGCAGGGCAGCGGCGGCGGTCAGTATCCGATCCTGCGGTACGTGGTCGTGAAGTTCGGCCAGAATGTCGGCATCGGCGCGACCCTGCAGGACGCCCTGGACCAGGTCTTCAAGGGTGACGCCGGTGCCAGCACCGGTGAGGAAAGCACCGGGACCTCCGGTGCCAGCACCGGCAAGCCCGGAGGGCCGGCCGACGAGGCCACCGCCCGGGAGCAGTTGGACATCGCGACCGCAGCCTTCAAGGCCGCCGACGAGGCACTCAAGGGCGGCAACCTGTCGGAATACCAGGACCAGAACCAGAAAGCGCAGGATGCGGTGCAGGCAGCCATCAAGGCGTTGGGCGGCGGCTGA